TGGCTCGCAGAACGGTCAAATGCGGAAGGGTCCGTCATGCCCGGGCTTGTCCCGGGCATCCACGTTCTTGATACCGCGCGAAGATCGTGGATGGCCGGGACAAGCCCGGCCATGACGGCGCCGAAGCGTAATGCCCGGCCCGCAAAAATCAGAAGATCTTGCGATAGACGATGAAGCCGGAGCGCTCCGCGACCTTGTCGTAGAGGCTCTGCGCGGTGACGTTGGTCTCGTGCGTCTGCCAGTAGACCCGCGGGGACCCCGCGAGTTTGGCGCGCTCGTAGACGCCGTAGATCAGCGCCGAGGCGACGCCCTTGCCGCGCGAAGCTTCCAGCGTGAACAGGTCCTGCAGATAGCAGGACGGCTCGATCGCGGTGGTGCTGCGGTGGAACAGGTAGTGCGTCAGCCCGACCAGCTTGCCGTCGCTCTCGGCGACCAGTGCATGCACCGGCTCATAGGCATCGAAGAAGCGCTGCCACGTCACCTTCGTGATCTCGGGCGCCAGCGCGGTCGGGCCGGAGCGGCCGTAGAAGGCGTTGTAGCCGTCCCACAGCGGCAGCCATTGA
This is a stretch of genomic DNA from Bradyrhizobium sp. CB2312. It encodes these proteins:
- a CDS encoding GNAT family N-acetyltransferase, with amino-acid sequence MSLTIRAVTRHDYDQWLPLWDGYNAFYGRSGPTALAPEITKVTWQRFFDAYEPVHALVAESDGKLVGLTHYLFHRSTTAIEPSCYLQDLFTLEASRGKGVASALIYGVYERAKLAGSPRVYWQTHETNVTAQSLYDKVAERSGFIVYRKIF